One genomic region from Panthera tigris isolate Pti1 chromosome D1, P.tigris_Pti1_mat1.1, whole genome shotgun sequence encodes:
- the LOC102959764 gene encoding elongation factor 1-alpha, oocyte form-like, with protein MGKEKTHVNIVVIGHVDSGKSTTTGHLIYKCGGIDKRTIEKFEKEAAEMGKGSFKYAWVLDKLKAERERGITIDISLWKFETNKFYITIIDAPGHRDFIKNMITGTSQADCAVLIVAGGVGEFEAGISKNGQTREHALLAYTLGVKQLIVAVNKMDSTEPAYSATRFQEITKEVSAYIKKIGYNPATVAFVPISGWHGDNMLEPSGNMPWFKGWKVERKEGNATGVTLLEALDAILPPTRPVNKPLRLPLQDVYKIGGIGTVPVGRVETGFLKPGMVVTFAPTNLTTEVKSVEMHHEALSEALPGDNVGFNVKNVSVKDIRRGYVAGDSKNDPPMEAASFVAQVIILNHPGQIHAGYTPVLDCHTVHISCKFAELKEKIDRRSGKKLEDNPKALKSGDAAIVQMVPSKAMCVETFSEYPPLGRFAVRDMRQTVAVGVIKAVDKKSSAGKVTKSAAKANKK; from the exons ATGGGCAAAGAGAAGACCCATGTCAATATTGTTGTCATCGGCCACGTGGACTCTGGCAAGTCCACCACTACCGGGCACCTCATCTACAAATGTGGGGGTATCGATAAGAGAACCATCGAGAAGTTCGAGAAAGAGGCAGCTGAG atgGGCAAGGGCTCCTTCAAATATGCTTGGGTGCTGGACAAGCTGAAGGCGGAGAGAGAGCGTGGCATCACCATCGACATCTCCCTGTGGAAGTTTGAGACTAACAAGTTCTACATCACCATCATCGATGCCCCAGGCCACAGGGACTTCATCAAGAACATGATAACTGGCACATCCCAG GCCGACTGCGCCGTGCTCATCGTGGCGGGCGGCGTGGGCGAGTTTGAAGCTGGCATCTCCAAGAACGGGCAGACCCGCGAGCACGCGCTGCTGGCCTACACGCTGGGCGTGAAGCAGCTCATCGTGGCGGTCAACAAGATGGACTCCACCGAGCCCGCCTACAGCGCCACACGCTTCCAGGAGATCACCAAGGAAGTGAGCGCCTACATCAAGAAGATCGGCTACAACCCGGCCACCGTGGCCTTCGTGCCCATCTCCGGCTGGCACGGCGACAACATGCTGGAGCCCAGCGGCAAC ATGCCCTGGTTCAAGGGGTGGAAGGTGGAACGGAAGGAGGGAAATGCCACCGGGGTGACTCTGCTGGAAGCTCTGGATgccatcctcccacccactcgCCCAGTCAACAAGCCCCTGAGGCTCCCTCTGCAGGATGTGTACAAGATTGGAG GCATTGGCACTGTGCCTGTGGGCCGTGTAGAGACCGGCTTCCTGAAACCTGGGATGGTGGTCACCTTTGCCCCCACAAACCTCACCACAGAGGTCAAGTCTGTGGAGATGCATCATGAGGCCCTGTCTGAGGCCCTGCCTGGTGACAACGTGGGCTTCAACGTGAAGAATGTGTCCGTAAAGGACATACGCCGTGGGTATGTGGCTGGAGACAGCAAAAATGACCCCCCCATGGAGGCCGCCAGCTTTGTGGCACAG GTGATTATCTTGAATCACCCCGGGCAGATCCATGCTGGCTATACCCCAGTGCTGGACTGCCATACAGTTCACATCTCCTGCAAGTTTGCCGAACTGAAGGAAAAGATTGACCGGCGCTCAGGCAAGAAGCTCGAGGACAACCCCAAGGCCCTGAAGTCGGGTGACGCAGCCATTGTTCAGATGGTCCCCAGCAAGGCTATGTGCGTGGAGACCTTCTCAGAGTACCCACCTCTAG GCCGTTTTGCCGTGCGGGACATGAGACAAACAGTGGCTGTGGGAGTTATCAAGGCTGTGGATAAGAAGTCATCTGCTGGCAAGGTCACCAAGTCAGCAGCAAAGGCCAACAAGAAGTGA